One segment of Chloroflexota bacterium DNA contains the following:
- a CDS encoding PAS domain S-box protein, translating into MKSGYRTSERPRRRLGSRERYRSFFEVSRDALCIADRDGRIIDVNESASALLGYSREEMVKISIQEVCSRPIDWQGLKRELESGGYVKNFPVRLSKKDGTEADYFFTVTAKGTNGGGIGECQCVIHEITEHDREVEALRESERRYRLMADNVTDVIWTMDTNLILSYISPSITRLRGYTVEETMGQRLEEIFTPASLEVALKLVEEELSKRNTEQKGPVRLGAVGLEMTCRDGSTAWTESRVTLMYSQDGWPAGMMGVTRDVTERHRMEEALRESEKRYRLLAENVTDVIWVTDMNLRHVYLSPSARRLRGFEIEECLAQTFEEMLTPASYEVARRAFGRQLAIEKRRKRDPFRSWVLQLEVRCKDGSTVWTEDKVTFLRDSEQRPVRFLGVTRDITERKQAEDALRALSRRLVEVQEVERRQIARELHDEIGQALTGLKLLLETAARMPARNLGSYLGEAQAMINKLMALVQNLSLDLRPAMLDDLGLIPALLWHFERYTAQTGVRVIFKHKGLEGRLTSEIETAVYRIIQEGLTNIARHAGVSEATVRLVANQDVLSVQIEDRGAGFDSEVALASGTSSGLNGMQERAVLLGGEFKIRSTPGAGTRLTARFPVGLG; encoded by the coding sequence ATGAAAAGTGGGTATAGAACGAGCGAGAGGCCCAGGCGCAGGCTGGGGAGCAGGGAGCGCTACCGCAGCTTCTTCGAAGTGTCTAGGGATGCACTCTGCATTGCTGACAGGGATGGCAGGATCATAGATGTTAATGAATCTGCATCAGCCCTGCTCGGATATAGCAGAGAAGAGATGGTGAAGATAAGCATCCAGGAGGTATGTTCCCGGCCGATTGACTGGCAGGGGCTTAAAAGGGAACTGGAGAGTGGGGGGTATGTTAAGAATTTTCCGGTGAGGTTGTCTAAGAAGGATGGGACTGAGGCCGATTACTTCTTCACCGTGACTGCGAAAGGCACCAATGGTGGGGGCATCGGGGAATGTCAGTGTGTTATTCATGAGATTACGGAGCACGATCGCGAGGTAGAGGCTTTGCGAGAGAGCGAGCGACGCTACCGCCTGATGGCCGATAACGTAACAGACGTCATCTGGACGATGGATACAAATCTGATCCTCAGTTACATAAGCCCTTCCATAACGCGTTTGCGGGGTTACACGGTAGAGGAAACGATGGGCCAGAGGCTGGAAGAGATATTTACTCCCGCCTCTCTTGAGGTTGCCCTGAAACTTGTTGAAGAGGAATTATCCAAGAGGAACACGGAGCAAAAGGGGCCTGTCAGGTTGGGAGCGGTAGGTCTGGAGATGACCTGCAGGGATGGTTCTACAGCCTGGACCGAGAGCCGGGTGACTCTGATGTACAGCCAGGACGGCTGGCCTGCCGGTATGATGGGGGTTACCCGCGATGTTACAGAGCGCCACCGCATGGAAGAAGCTCTGCGGGAAAGTGAAAAGCGCTACCGCCTGCTGGCTGAGAACGTGACAGATGTCATCTGGGTCACAGATATGAATCTGCGTCACGTTTATCTCAGTCCCTCAGCCAGGCGTCTACGGGGCTTTGAGATCGAGGAATGCCTGGCCCAGACTTTTGAAGAAATGTTGACTCCTGCCTCGTATGAAGTTGCCAGAAGGGCTTTTGGGAGACAACTGGCTATCGAAAAGAGGCGGAAAAGGGACCCCTTCCGGTCATGGGTGCTGCAATTGGAGGTAAGGTGCAAGGATGGCTCCACTGTATGGACTGAAGACAAAGTGACCTTCCTGCGCGATTCAGAACAGCGGCCGGTTAGATTTCTGGGGGTAACGCGAGATATTACCGAGCGCAAGCAGGCTGAGGACGCACTGCGTGCTCTTTCTCGCCGCCTGGTTGAAGTGCAGGAGGTGGAGCGCCGCCAGATCGCCCGTGAGCTTCACGATGAGATCGGTCAGGCGCTGACTGGTCTAAAACTCTTGCTGGAGACAGCTGCCCGCATGCCTGCCAGAAATTTGGGATCTTACCTGGGTGAGGCTCAGGCCATGATCAACAAACTTATGGCTCTGGTACAGAATCTCTCTCTCGACCTGCGGCCGGCGATGCTGGATGATCTAGGCCTTATACCGGCGCTGTTATGGCACTTTGAGCGCTACACGGCCCAGACGGGCGTGCGCGTGATCTTTAAGCATAAGGGATTGGAAGGACGTTTGACCTCGGAAATCGAAACAGCCGTCTATCGAATTATTCAGGAGGGGCTAACCAATATTGCTCGCCACGCCGGTGTGAGTGAGGCAACAGTGCGATTGGTGGCAAATCAGGATGTCCTGAGCGTGCAGATCGAAGACCGTGGTGCAGGATTCGATTCTGAAGTGGCATTGGCCAGTGGCACCTCTAGCGGCCTCAATGGGATGCAAGAGAGAGCAGTCTTGCTGGGTGGTGAGTTCAAAATAAGATCAACTCCAGGTGCTGGCACGCGTTTGACAGCCAGGTTCCCGGTAGGTCTGGGATAG
- a CDS encoding response regulator transcription factor — protein MSVTTIVLADDHQVVRHGLRVLLEAEPEFRIVGEAGDGLEALEMLERLQPDVLVLDLMMPGMNGLEVTRQASQRSPRTGIVILSMHTNEAYVLEALRAGAKAYVLKSSTSDELVSAVREVAVGRRYLSSPLSERAIEAYTQRAEAAAMDPYEMLTTREREVLQLAAEGHTSAETAARLSISPRTAETHRANLMRKLGLRTQADLIRYALRRGIVPMEN, from the coding sequence ATGAGTGTGACCACAATAGTACTGGCTGATGACCACCAGGTGGTCCGGCATGGTCTGCGAGTTCTGCTGGAGGCTGAGCCAGAGTTTCGGATTGTTGGCGAGGCTGGCGATGGTTTGGAGGCGCTCGAAATGCTGGAGCGGCTGCAGCCGGATGTGCTGGTGCTTGACCTGATGATGCCCGGGATGAATGGTCTGGAGGTTACCAGGCAGGCCAGCCAGCGTTCACCGCGGACCGGCATTGTTATCCTGTCTATGCATACCAACGAGGCCTATGTGCTTGAGGCGCTGCGGGCTGGGGCGAAGGCCTACGTTCTCAAGTCCTCGACCTCGGATGAGCTGGTTAGCGCTGTACGGGAAGTGGCTGTAGGGCGTCGCTACCTCAGCTCACCGCTGTCCGAACGTGCCATTGAGGCTTATACGCAGAGAGCTGAGGCTGCAGCGATGGATCCGTATGAGATGCTGACCACCAGGGAACGCGAGGTGCTGCAATTGGCGGCTGAGGGTCATACCAGCGCTGAAACTGCTGCCAGACTATCAATCAGCCCGCGCACTGCCGAGACCCATCGCGCCAACTTAATGCGTAAATTGGGCCTGCGTACCCAGGCCGACCTGATCCGCTACGCCCTGCGGCGTGGGATCGTGCCGATGGAGAACTAG
- a CDS encoding class II aldolase/adducin family protein translates to MWESERKEVLQAAQRMAEKGFTVGSSGNVSLRIKESGGRELVAITPSGRYYDSMKADDIVIVDFEGQRVEGELAPSIETMLHIGIYKARKKVNAVIHTHPVFGSVIAVTGMEIPPILDDQVTQIGGEIKVAQYALSGSPEMVKNVIAALGPRNAVLMANHGALSVGRNMQEAFTICELLERTAGIYISALGLGKVNLLPADMAEAGKAFFTAIYGESP, encoded by the coding sequence ATGTGGGAATCTGAAAGGAAAGAGGTACTCCAGGCCGCTCAGCGAATGGCCGAAAAGGGGTTCACGGTGGGCTCTTCAGGAAACGTGAGCCTCCGTATCAAAGAGAGCGGGGGACGGGAGCTGGTGGCCATTACTCCCAGCGGGCGCTATTACGATTCAATGAAGGCCGATGACATTGTAATAGTCGACTTTGAGGGTCAGCGTGTAGAGGGAGAACTTGCCCCATCTATTGAGACGATGCTCCATATCGGGATCTACAAAGCACGAAAAAAAGTAAATGCTGTCATACACACCCACCCGGTTTTTGGCAGTGTCATTGCAGTTACCGGCATGGAGATCCCTCCTATTCTCGATGACCAGGTCACTCAGATCGGCGGTGAAATAAAAGTAGCTCAATACGCCCTATCCGGTAGTCCCGAGATGGTCAAGAATGTGATCGCAGCGCTGGGGCCAAGGAATGCGGTTCTGATGGCAAATCACGGAGCTCTAAGCGTAGGAAGAAACATGCAGGAGGCCTTCACTATCTGTGAGCTGTTGGAAAGGACAGCTGGAATCTACATATCTGCCCTTGGCTTAGGTAAAGTCAACCTGCTTCCCGCTGATATGGCAGAGGCAGGAAAGGCCTTCTTTACTGCCATCTATGGCGAGAGTCCATGA
- a CDS encoding DNA-binding protein, whose amino-acid sequence MKSSEGRLGRVFVIRLEDGDVLPHCIERFAEENGVSVGHVIVVGGIGEGEVVVGPRRSDERPPEPMLLPIDGAHEVAGVGVLAPGEDGKPHLHIHAALGRSGKTITGCLRPGVTTWLVGEVILYEILGAKVARVKDAESGFSLLQPGTTR is encoded by the coding sequence ATGAAGTCAAGCGAAGGACGGCTCGGTCGGGTTTTTGTAATACGCCTTGAGGATGGCGATGTACTGCCACACTGCATTGAGCGCTTTGCAGAAGAGAACGGGGTATCGGTGGGGCATGTTATCGTGGTAGGTGGTATCGGTGAAGGCGAAGTGGTAGTCGGTCCGCGGCGTTCCGACGAGAGACCTCCTGAGCCAATGCTACTGCCTATCGATGGCGCGCACGAAGTAGCTGGTGTCGGAGTGCTTGCCCCGGGTGAAGATGGCAAGCCGCATCTTCATATTCACGCAGCCCTGGGCCGATCAGGGAAAACCATCACCGGATGCCTGCGGCCCGGCGTCACCACCTGGCTGGTGGGTGAGGTCATCCTCTATGAGATCCTCGGTGCCAAGGTAGCACGTGTCAAAGATGCAGAGAGCGGCTTCTCACTTCTACAGCCCGGCACCACACGCTGA
- a CDS encoding DUF4070 domain-containing protein — MNILLVYPRYPETFWSFKHALKFVSKKAAYPPLGLLTVASMLPAEWKKKLVDMNIDSLKDADIAWADYVFLSAMGVQQQSARDVIRRCNQLHTRIVAGGPSFTTSYEEFEGVDHFVLGEAEAIIAGLVADLENGRAQPVYRSEERPSIQKSPGPAWDLIDIRKYATLAIQYSRGCPFDCEFCDIVLLNGHVPRTKDIRQLIGEMETIYNLGWRNSLFVVDDNFIGNKKKLKAEVLPAIIDWMKERNYPFTLFTQASIGIADDEELMRLMVDAGFDRLFIGIETPNEDSLGECGKHQNANRDLAASVRTLQNHGFEVQGGFIVGFDSDPPNIFERQINFIQQTGIVTAMVGLLNAPPGTRLYKRLKKENRLLGEASGDNTDFSVNFSPRMGREALIGGYRRVLAAIYAPRQYYARIGILLKEHHPVVHKRGSLKRSHLEALLKSVWYLGIKEKGQIYYWRLVTSTLLKRPRSLPLAITLAIYGYHFRKQGERYTKGGLA; from the coding sequence TTGAATATACTTCTCGTCTATCCGCGCTACCCGGAGACCTTCTGGAGCTTCAAACACGCTCTCAAATTCGTTTCGAAGAAAGCAGCCTATCCCCCCCTGGGACTGTTGACTGTAGCATCAATGCTCCCAGCAGAGTGGAAGAAGAAGCTGGTCGATATGAACATAGATAGTTTGAAGGATGCGGACATCGCCTGGGCAGATTATGTGTTCCTCAGCGCCATGGGCGTGCAGCAGCAGTCGGCGCGTGACGTCATCAGGCGGTGCAACCAGCTACACACCAGGATAGTCGCTGGCGGCCCTTCGTTTACCACTAGCTATGAAGAATTCGAGGGGGTAGATCATTTTGTGTTGGGCGAGGCCGAGGCGATAATCGCTGGCCTGGTAGCGGACCTGGAGAATGGGAGAGCACAGCCTGTTTACCGTTCAGAGGAAAGACCGAGCATCCAAAAGAGCCCGGGGCCAGCCTGGGATCTCATCGACATCAGAAAATACGCCACTCTGGCCATCCAGTATTCCCGCGGCTGCCCCTTCGATTGCGAGTTCTGCGACATAGTTCTGCTGAACGGTCATGTCCCCAGGACCAAAGACATCCGGCAGCTAATCGGGGAAATGGAAACCATCTACAACCTGGGCTGGCGCAATAGCCTCTTCGTTGTTGATGATAATTTCATAGGCAACAAGAAGAAGCTGAAGGCTGAGGTGCTTCCGGCAATTATAGATTGGATGAAGGAGAGGAATTACCCCTTTACCCTATTTACGCAAGCTTCTATCGGGATCGCCGACGACGAGGAGTTAATGCGGCTGATGGTGGATGCCGGTTTTGATCGGCTGTTCATTGGAATTGAGACCCCGAATGAGGACAGCCTCGGGGAGTGCGGTAAGCACCAGAATGCCAATCGTGATCTGGCGGCATCTGTAAGAACGCTGCAAAATCACGGATTTGAGGTGCAGGGAGGATTTATCGTCGGCTTTGATAGCGACCCGCCGAACATCTTCGAGAGACAGATCAATTTTATTCAGCAGACTGGCATCGTGACTGCTATGGTCGGCCTGCTCAATGCGCCACCTGGGACCAGGCTCTACAAGCGCCTCAAGAAGGAAAATCGCCTGCTCGGGGAGGCATCAGGGGACAATACCGATTTCTCGGTCAATTTCTCACCTAGAATGGGCCGCGAGGCCCTGATCGGCGGTTACAGGCGCGTTCTCGCAGCCATTTACGCACCGCGTCAATACTATGCACGCATCGGCATCCTATTGAAGGAGCACCATCCCGTTGTGCACAAACGCGGGAGCCTGAAGAGAAGCCACCTGGAAGCCCTTTTGAAGTCTGTGTGGTATCTCGGCATTAAAGAAAAGGGGCAAATATACTACTGGCGCCTGGTCACTTCCACGCTGCTGAAGCGACCTCGCTCACTTCCCCTGGCGATCACACTGGCGATTTACGGGTACCACTTCCGCAAACAGGGAGAGAGATATACCAAGGGCGGCCTGGCTTAG
- a CDS encoding glucose 1-dehydrogenase: MDSLFSLNGKVAIVTGASKETGKTIAIEMARAGADVVVAARTTEGIERTAAEICALGRRSLAVPTDVRDAEQVDNLVKKALDEFGRIDILVNNAGTDFMAPALELNEKGWDSMIRLNLKSHFLCSKAVIATMIKQGGGNIVDIASAEGLRAAPSNPAYGAAKAGVINLVKTLAVEWARYNVRVNAVAPGFIETPVLPMALEGFPHLREIYSRVPLRRAAKQAEVAAAVIYLASDAGGYTTGITITVDGGMTCNLG; encoded by the coding sequence AGGAGACAGGAAAGACTATCGCCATTGAGATGGCTAGAGCAGGGGCTGACGTGGTAGTGGCAGCTCGAACTACCGAGGGCATTGAGCGTACAGCAGCCGAGATTTGCGCTCTGGGCAGACGGTCCCTGGCCGTGCCTACGGATGTTCGGGATGCCGAGCAGGTGGACAACTTAGTCAAGAAGGCCCTCGATGAATTCGGCCGCATCGATATTCTGGTGAACAACGCAGGGACCGACTTCATGGCACCAGCCCTGGAATTGAACGAAAAGGGCTGGGACTCGATGATCCGACTCAATCTGAAGAGCCACTTCCTGTGCAGTAAGGCAGTGATAGCGACCATGATAAAGCAAGGCGGAGGGAACATTGTCGATATTGCCTCCGCAGAGGGACTCCGTGCTGCCCCGAGCAACCCCGCCTATGGCGCTGCCAAAGCCGGGGTTATCAATCTGGTCAAGACCCTGGCAGTCGAATGGGCCCGCTACAACGTTCGGGTGAATGCCGTGGCTCCGGGATTCATTGAAACCCCGGTGTTGCCGATGGCTCTCGAAGGATTCCCGCATCTTCGTGAGATATACAGCAGGGTTCCCCTGCGGCGGGCTGCCAAGCAGGCGGAGGTAGCAGCAGCCGTGATCTATCTCGCTTCCGATGCTGGAGGCTATACCACCGGCATAACCATAACCGTTGACGGCGGTATGACCTGTAATCTTGGTTAG